One window from the genome of Magnolia sinica isolate HGM2019 chromosome 4, MsV1, whole genome shotgun sequence encodes:
- the LOC131244038 gene encoding uncharacterized protein LOC131244038, producing MDTKISNYSPSIMASGHHPIISFRALSCLRPSGKETVRKCDDGGPFYHPKFNFSDFDEPASPRVGCMGQIKRDKVGYTGSKGPKFFKLKKIFSGKNLSRGISAKFDGDYGVISIVELDPPLPVPKRVIKECNAVSLWKRRCGQPLEGLQLHPQQQPQSQPQQQPQPQQQ from the coding sequence ATGGATACAAAAATCAGTAACTACAGTCCGTCCATCATGGCCAGTGGCCATCATCCCATCATCTCATTCAGGGCCTTGTCTTGTTTAAGGCCATCGGGCAAAGAGACGGTGAGAAAATGCGACGATGGTGGGCCATTCTACCATCCGAAATTCAACTTCTCAGATTTCGACGAGCCAGCATCCCCAAGAGTGGGGTGTATGGGCCAGATCAAGAGAGACAAGGTGGGGTACACAGGCAGCAAGGGTCCCAAATTCTTCAAGTTGAAGAAGATCTTCTCAGGGAAGAATCTGAGCCGTGGGATAAGCGCGAAATTCGACGGTGATTATGGAGTGATCAGCATCGTGGAGTTAGATCCACCGTTGCCTGTCCCCAAGCGTGTGATCAAGGAATGTAACGCCGTTAGTCTCTGGAAGAGGCGATGTGGGCAGCCGTTGGAGGGTCTCCAACTTCATccacaacaacaaccacaatCACAACCACAACAACAGCCACAACCACAGCAAcaataa